The following are encoded in a window of Ictalurus punctatus breed USDA103 chromosome 13, Coco_2.0, whole genome shotgun sequence genomic DNA:
- the LOC108274151 gene encoding cdc42 effector protein 4 has translation MPILKQLALSSSGSKRRSRSDLTAEMISAPLADFRHTVHIGRGGDAFGDTSFLSVPHQSANLGHKNGLLPRRFRGSKRSQTERNSSAMSYTLPANSAVSLPYVSEDQNMTLRLPQSASLNFAETNGKTVVINGRSLEVEEQHFGEPSEVPMFTPPSGRGMKPAESMLSLHIDLGPSMLGDVLGVMDKPEGDQQDLAEDQRQGWKGPCPLKGVSSSSPGLKQEKSQKAHESETCSTTYSININDKDFLFMDEDEDEIGV, from the coding sequence ATGCCGATCCTGAAGCAGCTGGCCTTGAGTTCGTCTGGGTCAAAGCGCCGTTCTCGTTCTGACCTGACGGCGGAGATGATTAGCGCACCGCTCGCTGACTTCCGCCACACCGTGCACATCGGCCGTGGCGGGGATGCCTTCGGAGACACGTCCTTCCTCAGCGTGCCACATCAGTCAGCCAATCTGGGGCATAAGAATGGCCTTCTGCCTCGCAGGTTCAGAGGCAGCAAACGCTCTCAGACTGAGAGAAACTCCAGTGCTATGAGCTACACGCTACCAGCTAACAGCGCTGTCTCCCTGCCTTATGTAAGTGAAGATCAGAACATGACACTCCGCCTTCCGCAAAGCGCCTCCTTAAATTTTGCGGAAACGAACGGAAAAACAGTAGTGATTAATGGGCGGAGCTTAGAGGTGGAGGAGCAGCATTTTGGGGAGCCCAGTGAAGTCCCCATGTTCACACCACCCTCTGGGAGAGGAATGAAACCTGCAGAGTCAATGCTGTCTCTCCACATCGACCTTGGGCCCTCCATGCTCGGAGACGTCCTTGGTGTCATGGACAAGCCTGAGGGGGACCAACAGGACCTCGCAGAAGATCAGAGGCAGGGCTGGAAGGGACCGTGTCCACTCAAGGGTGTGTCCTCATCCAGCCCTGGATTAAAGCAGGAGAAATCTCAAAAAGCACACGAGAGTGAGACATGTAGCACTACATACAGCATTAACATCAACGACAAAGACTTCCTGTTCATggacgaggacgaggacgagATCGGAGTATGA
- the LOC108274149 gene encoding C-type mannose receptor 2 isoform X2, translating to MEQHLFILLFFTGIVPLTLSVPCKYYLIQEGKQWSDAQAYCKTNYTDLAIIESNDNMIQLQNEAQREQFSSSAWIGLYNDVNSWRWSFGNEPLGSITTWAIGDPNNVQGKQECVVMCSSGWMDKTCTDTFPFVCFDGSNTGNYNYIFFSNPKSWYEAQSYCRQYHTDLANTRDATEYSAVYDLVTPLTANTWIGLFRDSWKWVDKTNFSTISWMPGKPDNALGNENCGCLTSGQAVDAQCSDVMPFFCYSVITGKKQVIRIKVCSSEEPNGAAVMAVTLQQIKQKLQDHGIAGDTTVKWREQPDGLVFHKK from the exons ATGGAGCAGCATCTGTTCATACTCCTGTTCTTCACAG GAATCGTCCCCCTCACCCTCTCTGTTCCCTGTAAATACTATCTGATCCAAGAGGGGAAACAATGGAGTGATGCACAGGCTTACTGCAAGACCAACTACACCGACCTGGCGATCATTGAAAGTAATGACAACATGATCCAGCTCCAGaatgaagcacagagagaacagttCAGTTCCAGCGCTTGGATTGGACTGTACAATGACGTAAATAGCTGGCGCTGGTCCTTTGGAAATGAGCCCCTGGGAAGTATTACAACATGGGCTATTGGTGATCCTAACAATGTACAAGGAAAACAAGAGTGTGTCGTGATGTGTAGTTCGGGTTGGATGGATAAAACATGTACAGACACATTTCCTTTTGTGTGCTTTGATG GCAGTAACACTGGAAACTacaactatatatttttttctaatccTAAATCTTGGTATGAAGCTCAGAGCTACTGCAGACAGTACCACACAGACCTGGCCAACACAAGGGATGCAACTGAATACTCAGCCGTATATGATTTGGTAACTCCATTGACAGCGAACACTTGGATTGGTCTGTTCAGAGACTCCTGGAAGTGGGTAGACAAAACCAACTTCTCTACCATCAGTTGGATGCCTGGAAAACCTGACAATGCCCTGGGGAATGAAAACTGTGGTTGTTTAACTAGTGGTCAGGCCGTTGATGCACAGTGCTCAGATGTAATGCCTTTCTTCTGTTACTCAG TAATCACAGGAAAAAAGCAAGTCATACGCATTAAGGTATGTTCCAGTGAAGAACCGAATGGCGCTGCAGTAATGGCAGTAACCCTACAGCAG ATCAAGCAGAAACTGCAAGATCATGGGATAGCAGGGGACACCACAGTGAAATGGAGAGAACAGCCAGATGGACTGGTGTTTCATAAGAAGTAA
- the LOC108274149 gene encoding macrophage mannose receptor 1 isoform X1, with product MFLHISVSFPTTSVMEQHLFILLFFTGIVPLTLSVPCKYYLIQEGKQWSDAQAYCKTNYTDLAIIESNDNMIQLQNEAQREQFSSSAWIGLYNDVNSWRWSFGNEPLGSITTWAIGDPNNVQGKQECVVMCSSGWMDKTCTDTFPFVCFDGSNTGNYNYIFFSNPKSWYEAQSYCRQYHTDLANTRDATEYSAVYDLVTPLTANTWIGLFRDSWKWVDKTNFSTISWMPGKPDNALGNENCGCLTSGQAVDAQCSDVMPFFCYSVITGKKQVIRIKVCSSEEPNGAAVMAVTLQQIKQKLQDHGIAGDTTVKWREQPDGLVFHKK from the exons ATGTTTCTTCATATTTCAG TGAGTTTCCCAACAACATCAGTCATGGAGCAGCATCTGTTCATACTCCTGTTCTTCACAG GAATCGTCCCCCTCACCCTCTCTGTTCCCTGTAAATACTATCTGATCCAAGAGGGGAAACAATGGAGTGATGCACAGGCTTACTGCAAGACCAACTACACCGACCTGGCGATCATTGAAAGTAATGACAACATGATCCAGCTCCAGaatgaagcacagagagaacagttCAGTTCCAGCGCTTGGATTGGACTGTACAATGACGTAAATAGCTGGCGCTGGTCCTTTGGAAATGAGCCCCTGGGAAGTATTACAACATGGGCTATTGGTGATCCTAACAATGTACAAGGAAAACAAGAGTGTGTCGTGATGTGTAGTTCGGGTTGGATGGATAAAACATGTACAGACACATTTCCTTTTGTGTGCTTTGATG GCAGTAACACTGGAAACTacaactatatatttttttctaatccTAAATCTTGGTATGAAGCTCAGAGCTACTGCAGACAGTACCACACAGACCTGGCCAACACAAGGGATGCAACTGAATACTCAGCCGTATATGATTTGGTAACTCCATTGACAGCGAACACTTGGATTGGTCTGTTCAGAGACTCCTGGAAGTGGGTAGACAAAACCAACTTCTCTACCATCAGTTGGATGCCTGGAAAACCTGACAATGCCCTGGGGAATGAAAACTGTGGTTGTTTAACTAGTGGTCAGGCCGTTGATGCACAGTGCTCAGATGTAATGCCTTTCTTCTGTTACTCAG TAATCACAGGAAAAAAGCAAGTCATACGCATTAAGGTATGTTCCAGTGAAGAACCGAATGGCGCTGCAGTAATGGCAGTAACCCTACAGCAG ATCAAGCAGAAACTGCAAGATCATGGGATAGCAGGGGACACCACAGTGAAATGGAGAGAACAGCCAGATGGACTGGTGTTTCATAAGAAGTAA
- the scd gene encoding acyl-CoA desaturase 1, whose translation MTAVDDGCAGTLGGSALLEDECHLKHTHTHSHTQHREAPMVVVWRNVVLMSVLHTAAVYALVLIPSASTYTLLWTVVCFVFSALGITAGAHRLWSHRSYKASLPLRIFLAVANSMAFQNDIYEWSRDHRVHHKYSETDADPHNASRGFFFAHIGWLLVRKHPDVIENGQKLELSDLKNDRVVMFQRRFYKTSVVVMCFLIPAMLPWFLWAESLWVGFFVPVLLRYTLVLNATWLVNSAAHMWGNRPYNMNINPRENRFVTFSAIGEGFHNYHHTFPYDYATSEFGCKLNLTTCFIDLMCVLGLAKDRHRVPTDLVRARAKRTGDGSHRTG comes from the exons ATGACAGCGGTGGATGATGGATGTGCAGGAACACTTGGAGGTTCTGCACTGCTGGAGGATGAGTGTCATCTcaaacatactcacacacactctcacactcagcATAGAGAAGCTCCAATGGTGGTGGTGTGGAGAAATGTGGTTCTGATGAGTGTTCTTCACACTGCAGCCGTGTACGCCCTGGTCCTCATCCCCTCAGCTTCAACATACACACTGCTGTGGA ctgtggtctgttttgtgttcagtGCATTGGGTATAACTGCAGGAGCGCACAGACTGTGGAGTCACAGATCATATAAAGCCTCACTGCCTTTACGAATCTTCCTTGCTGTCGCTAACTCCATGGCCTTCCAG AATGACATTTATGAGTGGTCTCGAGACCATCGAGTCCATCACAAGTACTCAGAGACGGACGCAGACCCCCATAATGCTTCTCGGGGattcttctttgctcatatcgGCTGGCTGCTGGTGAGGAAACATCCCGACGTCATTGAGAATGGCCAGAAACTGGAGCTCAGTGATCTGAAGAATGACAGAGTTGTCATGTTCCAGAGAAG GTTCTATAAGACCTCTGTAGTAGTGATGTGCTTCCTGATCCCAGCAATGTTGCCATGGTTCCTGTGGGCAGAGTCTCTGTGGGTGGGCTTTTTTGTACCTGTCCTCCTTAGGTACACGCTGGTGCTAAATGCCACCTGGTTAGTGAACAGTGCCGCCCACATGTGGGGGAACCGGCCATACAACATGAACATCAACCCGCGGGAGAACCGCTTCGTCACCTTCAGTGCCATCG GTGAAGGATTCCATAACTACCACCACACCTTTCCATATGACTACGCCACCAGTGAGTTTGGCTGCAAGCTGAACCTTACCACCTGCTTCATTGACCTCATGTGTGTCCTGGGACTGGCTAAAGACCGCCACCGTGTTCCCACTGACCTCGTCAGGGCTCGCGCCAAACGCACCGGTGACGGGAGCCACAGGACTGGATAA